Proteins co-encoded in one Cyanobacteria bacterium QS_8_64_29 genomic window:
- a CDS encoding glutathione-dependent reductase yields MAPYRQAQALLAQLKRGRSLPPGALIRLGRWVWTAMWQIMMSELAPRDCEGAYVRPESQFRCWIGSNHPYPPEAGRYRLYVGMSCPWAHRTLVVRALKGLEQTVPVSLVVPSPEDGGWVLERGDYGCRRLADLYRRAEPDYAGRATVPVLWDERTQTIVNNESADIIRILNSAFDAFAAHPERDLYPPELQAAIEEWNTAIYPAVNNGVYRCGFAQTQQAYDRACSELFAQLDAIDRALANQRYLCGDRLTLADVRLFTTLFRFDAVYFGLFKCNRRRIRDYPHLGPYLRDLYQCPGIAETCDLERVKQDYYGNLFPLNPGGIVPAGPDGSDWNEPHGRQALSAAAASQG; encoded by the coding sequence ATGGCCCCCTATCGGCAAGCTCAAGCGCTTTTGGCTCAGCTCAAGCGCGGTCGCTCCCTTCCGCCCGGCGCCCTCATCCGCTTGGGTCGCTGGGTTTGGACGGCGATGTGGCAAATCATGATGTCGGAGCTGGCACCGCGCGATTGCGAGGGGGCCTACGTTCGCCCCGAGAGCCAGTTTCGCTGCTGGATCGGTAGCAACCATCCCTACCCCCCCGAAGCCGGACGCTACCGCCTGTATGTGGGCATGAGCTGCCCGTGGGCCCATCGCACGCTGGTGGTGCGCGCGCTCAAGGGCCTCGAGCAGACCGTCCCGGTCTCGCTGGTGGTGCCCTCGCCCGAGGATGGGGGCTGGGTGCTCGAGCGCGGCGACTACGGCTGCCGCCGGCTGGCCGATCTCTACCGCCGGGCCGAGCCTGATTATGCGGGGCGGGCCACCGTGCCGGTGCTGTGGGACGAGCGCACCCAAACCATCGTCAATAACGAAAGCGCCGACATCATCCGCATCCTCAATAGTGCCTTCGATGCCTTTGCCGCCCACCCCGAGCGGGACCTGTATCCGCCCGAGTTGCAAGCCGCCATTGAGGAGTGGAACACTGCCATCTACCCGGCGGTCAACAACGGCGTCTACCGCTGCGGGTTCGCTCAGACCCAGCAAGCCTACGATCGCGCCTGCAGCGAGCTGTTCGCCCAGCTCGATGCCATTGATCGCGCGTTGGCGAACCAGCGCTATCTCTGCGGCGATCGCCTGACCCTAGCCGACGTGCGCCTGTTCACCACGCTGTTTCGCTTCGATGCCGTGTATTTTGGGCTATTCAAGTGCAACCGGCGCCGGATCCGGGACTATCCTCACTTGGGCCCCTACTTGCGCGATCTCTACCAGTGCCCCGGCATCGCCGAGACTTGCGACCTCGAGCGCGTCAAGCAAGACTACTACGGCAACCTCTTCCCACTCAACCCGGGCGGGATCGTGCCGGCCGGGCCGGACGGCAGCGATTGGAACGAGCCGCACGGCCGCCAGGCCCTGAGTGCCGCCGCCGCCTCCCAGGGGTAA
- a CDS encoding bifunctional demethylmenaquinone methyltransferase/2-methoxy-6-polyprenyl-1,4-benzoquinol methylase UbiE, whose translation MDSDAAAIRARFERVAPIYDRLNDWLSWGQHRIWKRMTVKWVQPQRGDTVLDLCCGSGDLARLLAHAVGPTGQVVGADFAPTQLAIARQRTPPAPRAAPIRWLQADALDLPFARARFDGATLGYGWRNVADRLRCLQELHRILKPGARAAILEFNRPQTPVAHWFQRQYLNAVVVPAARQLGLEADYAYLAASVERFLDRGQQLQLAERAGFARATHYPIAHGLMGVLVLQTAPYNRGGKRRAFGDRAA comes from the coding sequence GTGGACTCGGATGCGGCCGCCATTCGCGCTCGCTTCGAGCGTGTTGCCCCCATCTACGACCGGCTCAATGATTGGTTGAGCTGGGGGCAGCACCGGATATGGAAGCGCATGACGGTCAAGTGGGTGCAGCCCCAGCGCGGCGACACTGTCCTGGATCTGTGTTGTGGCAGTGGCGATCTGGCCCGACTGCTAGCGCATGCCGTGGGCCCAACGGGTCAAGTGGTGGGCGCCGATTTTGCCCCCACCCAGCTGGCGATCGCGCGCCAGCGAACGCCGCCTGCGCCCCGCGCTGCCCCCATTCGGTGGCTGCAAGCCGACGCGCTCGATCTGCCCTTTGCCCGGGCGCGCTTTGACGGCGCCACCCTGGGCTACGGCTGGCGCAATGTTGCCGACCGGCTGCGCTGCCTGCAAGAGCTGCATCGCATTCTCAAGCCGGGTGCCCGCGCCGCCATTTTGGAGTTCAACCGTCCCCAAACGCCGGTGGCGCACTGGTTCCAGCGGCAGTACTTAAACGCGGTGGTTGTCCCCGCGGCGCGGCAGCTCGGACTAGAAGCCGATTATGCCTACCTAGCAGCCAGCGTCGAGCGTTTTTTGGATCGCGGGCAACAACTGCAACTGGCCGAGCGTGCGGGATTCGCTCGGGCAACTCACTATCCCATCGCGCACGGCCTGATGGGCGTTTTGGTACTGCAGACAGCTCCCTACAATAGGGGAGGCAAGCGGCGAGCGTTCGGCGATCGAGCCGCTTAG
- a CDS encoding DUF445 domain-containing protein, translating into MDSSEFWLLLVPPIAGGIIGYFTNDLAIKMLFRPYKPWYAFGRRVPFTPGLIPRNQPNLAQRVSQTIMGSLLTPEELQRLAGRLLQTERVKAAILWLLQLALEQVGRDKQDRTARILADILRDLFEESLPRLVRVLARREDFLEQQIDRIFDQVLLDFRLTETQARQLSDWLLQEALPPNVLRQAIVDVLTDRNIELIDDYSRRRSTGAYWIVANVIGMRNILTRLRAFCLDEKETANARLAEIVQSFQVRDRLQAWLQELSLQNLPVSTVRQLRATTRETIRDYLRERGATTLRGLSESFDWDNVAVLLVRRLQASETMNASLEVVSEELALVLERYLERDLGNLVAQIVPILAIDETIVERVNATSPEQLEANIQGIVRRELRAIVNLGGALGFLVGILQATLIYLR; encoded by the coding sequence TTGGATTCCTCTGAGTTCTGGCTGCTGCTCGTCCCGCCGATTGCGGGGGGCATCATTGGCTATTTCACCAACGATTTAGCCATTAAGATGCTGTTTCGCCCCTACAAGCCCTGGTATGCCTTCGGCCGGCGAGTTCCGTTCACGCCGGGGCTGATCCCGCGCAACCAGCCCAACTTGGCTCAGCGCGTCTCCCAGACCATCATGGGGTCGCTGCTGACCCCCGAGGAGCTGCAGCGGCTGGCCGGGCGGCTGCTGCAAACCGAGCGCGTCAAAGCGGCCATCTTGTGGCTGTTGCAGTTGGCCCTCGAGCAAGTCGGCCGGGACAAGCAGGATCGAACGGCGCGCATCCTAGCCGATATCCTGCGCGATTTGTTTGAGGAGTCATTGCCCCGGCTGGTGAGGGTTTTGGCGCGGCGCGAGGACTTTCTCGAGCAGCAGATCGACCGCATCTTCGACCAGGTCCTGCTGGATTTCCGGCTCACCGAAACCCAAGCCCGCCAGCTCTCGGACTGGTTGTTGCAAGAGGCACTGCCGCCCAACGTCCTGCGGCAAGCGATCGTCGACGTTCTTACCGATCGCAACATCGAACTGATCGACGATTATTCGCGCCGCCGCAGCACGGGCGCCTACTGGATTGTGGCCAATGTGATTGGGATGCGCAACATCCTCACCCGCCTGCGGGCCTTTTGCCTGGATGAAAAAGAGACCGCCAACGCCCGGCTGGCCGAGATCGTGCAGTCGTTTCAGGTGCGCGATCGCCTGCAGGCATGGTTGCAGGAGCTGTCGCTACAAAACCTGCCGGTCTCGACCGTGCGGCAGCTGCGCGCCACCACGCGCGAGACCATTCGCGATTATCTGCGCGAGCGCGGGGCAACGACCCTGCGCGGCCTGAGCGAATCGTTCGATTGGGACAATGTCGCTGTACTGCTCGTGCGGCGCTTGCAAGCCTCCGAGACCATGAACGCGTCGCTAGAGGTGGTCAGCGAAGAACTGGCGCTGGTGCTCGAGCGCTACCTGGAGCGCGATTTGGGCAATCTCGTGGCCCAAATCGTGCCCATTCTGGCGATCGATGAGACCATCGTCGAGCGCGTCAACGCCACCTCCCCCGAGCAGCTAGAAGCCAACATCCAGGGCATCGTGCGGCGCGAGCTGCGCGCGATCGTCAACTTGGGAGGCGCGCTGGGGTTCCTGGTGGGGATCCTGCAGGCGACGCTGATCTATTTGCGGTAA
- a CDS encoding transcriptional regulator, whose amino-acid sequence MKLTTRGHYSVKALLDLSLQPARATASTAAIAHRQAIPAPYLEKLLIELRRAGLVSSVRGARGGYRLALPPTDISLGQILEAVGETADPLAARTPEAERAEDWVAYSVWQQLHRKLTEALYGITLADLYYDARSWQAAQGEGTNFVV is encoded by the coding sequence ATGAAACTCACCACCCGCGGCCACTACAGCGTCAAGGCGCTGCTCGATTTGAGCTTGCAGCCTGCTCGCGCGACCGCCTCGACAGCTGCGATCGCGCACCGGCAGGCCATTCCAGCCCCCTATTTGGAAAAGCTTTTGATCGAGCTGCGCCGCGCCGGGTTGGTGAGCTCGGTGCGCGGCGCCCGCGGCGGGTACCGGCTCGCGCTACCGCCGACCGATATCTCGCTGGGCCAGATTTTGGAAGCCGTCGGCGAGACCGCCGATCCGCTCGCCGCCCGCACCCCCGAGGCCGAGCGGGCCGAAGACTGGGTTGCCTATAGCGTTTGGCAGCAGCTGCACCGCAAGCTGACCGAGGCGCTCTACGGCATCACGCTAGCCGACCTCTACTACGACGCACGCAGTTGGCAAGCCGCGCAGGGCGAAGGCACCAACTTTGTCGTCTGA
- the cobD gene encoding cobalamin biosynthesis protein CobD — translation MVAAWVLLLAAGLDRLLGDPPGWPHPVRGMGLAIASSTRILQQRVRHPLGRRWAGAGLAVGLVLASGLAAWLLVRGAAAIQPLLGSGIEAVLVASCLAGRSLRAAAEEIMQPLAAGQLAQACERLGQYVGRDTDGLSPDEIRRATVETVAENATDGVMAPLFYAIAGAFLPGIGSAPLAMAYKAASTLDSMVGYRREPYTDLGWASARLEDGLSWLPCRLTVVALALRSGKLKRVWRWCYRDAPRDPSPNAGWSECAYAAALGIQLGGPNWYGGIRTDKPLLGEPLEPIAPVHVERALRLTRDCALAGLLLGVAGVLGAQVL, via the coding sequence ATGGTTGCTGCCTGGGTCTTGCTGTTGGCTGCCGGTTTGGACCGCCTCTTAGGCGATCCGCCCGGTTGGCCCCATCCTGTCCGCGGCATGGGGCTAGCGATCGCCAGCAGCACCCGCATCCTGCAGCAGCGGGTGCGACACCCACTCGGGCGCCGCTGGGCGGGGGCAGGCCTTGCCGTTGGGCTGGTGCTGGCCAGCGGGCTGGCGGCTTGGCTGCTGGTGCGCGGGGCAGCTGCGATCCAGCCCCTTTTGGGTAGCGGTATTGAGGCAGTTTTGGTCGCGAGCTGCCTGGCTGGCCGCAGCCTGCGCGCGGCAGCTGAGGAAATCATGCAGCCGCTGGCGGCCGGGCAGCTGGCCCAGGCGTGCGAGCGGCTGGGGCAATACGTCGGCCGCGATACGGACGGCCTGTCGCCGGATGAGATCCGGCGCGCCACGGTCGAAACCGTGGCCGAGAATGCCACCGACGGCGTCATGGCCCCACTGTTTTATGCCATTGCCGGCGCGTTCCTACCTGGCATTGGAAGTGCGCCCCTGGCAATGGCTTACAAAGCGGCCAGCACCCTGGATTCGATGGTGGGCTACCGGCGCGAGCCCTACACCGATTTGGGTTGGGCCAGCGCCCGCCTGGAGGATGGCCTGAGCTGGTTGCCCTGCCGCCTGACCGTGGTGGCGCTGGCGCTGCGCTCGGGCAAGCTCAAGCGCGTCTGGCGCTGGTGCTATCGCGACGCCCCCCGCGATCCCAGCCCGAACGCGGGCTGGAGCGAGTGCGCCTACGCGGCTGCGCTGGGCATTCAGCTGGGCGGGCCCAACTGGTACGGCGGCATCCGGACCGACAAGCCCTTGCTGGGGGAGCCCCTCGAGCCCATTGCACCGGTGCACGTCGAGCGCGCGCTGCGGCTGACCCGCGATTGCGCGCTGGCGGGGCTGCTGCTGGGCGTGGCAGGAGTGCTGGGCGCCCAGGTACTGTAA
- a CDS encoding bifunctional pyr operon transcriptional regulator/uracil phosphoribosyltransferase PyrR, with protein MSAAEIEILSAEEIRRTLKRLASQLVEVAPTLDRLAPIGVQTRGVPLARSLAEQIERLEEVRLPVGALDVTFYRDDLDRVGMRPPAQSDIPCDLTGRIVVLVDDVIYRGRTVRAALNAITEYGRPEAIWLVVLVDRGHRQLPIHPDFTGKTLPTALEEQVQVALEATDGRTAVTLQKAPPD; from the coding sequence ATGTCGGCCGCCGAAATCGAGATCCTATCGGCCGAGGAGATCCGGCGCACCCTCAAGCGCCTGGCGTCTCAGCTAGTGGAAGTAGCGCCAACGTTGGACCGGTTGGCGCCGATTGGGGTGCAGACGCGCGGCGTGCCGCTCGCGCGCTCGCTGGCAGAGCAAATCGAGCGCCTGGAAGAAGTCCGCCTGCCAGTGGGCGCGCTCGATGTCACCTTCTACCGCGACGACCTCGACCGGGTGGGGATGCGGCCGCCTGCCCAGAGCGACATTCCCTGCGATCTCACCGGCCGGATTGTCGTGCTGGTTGATGATGTCATCTATCGGGGGCGCACCGTGCGGGCAGCGCTCAATGCCATCACCGAATACGGCCGCCCTGAGGCCATCTGGCTAGTGGTACTGGTCGATCGCGGTCACCGCCAGCTCCCCATTCACCCTGACTTTACCGGCAAAACGCTCCCCACGGCCCTGGAGGAGCAGGTCCAGGTGGCACTGGAGGCGACCGACGGCCGCACGGCCGTAACCTTACAGAAAGCTCCCCCCGATTAA
- the sppA gene encoding signal peptide peptidase SppA — protein sequence MRSFLRQALASFAGLALFFALGMGGAIALLVGIASRDTGPQVESGTILRFDLSSQIRETEPPTTLGRALTDDGPPVLTVRQATEAIEAAAQDDRIAGLWLAGNRGGGNDSGYAALQEVRQALQAFRESGKPIVAADSDWSEKEYYLGSVADRIAIAPVGSLEWNGFSNQQAFFAGALERLGIGIQVIRVGDYKSAVEPLTRQGYSPQNRQQTQALLGDLWNEFRSAVGQSRDLSEQRLQAIADERGTLLPEQAREAGLIDQVAYRDRVRARLQTISGSTEPESFPHLGLSAYAQAPVVAERQRDANNQIALIRADGPIVSGEGTLQTIGSERLVGQLRDLRQDEAVEAIVLRLNTPGGSAVASEAIWRQLKLARERKPVVVSMGNTAASGGYWIATGGSTILAQPTTVTGSIGVFGLLPNLQNLANDNGVTVETIETAELADITTVARPKTERELAVYQQQVERIYDRFLQRVARSRELSRERVAQLARGRVWSGRAAQQRGLVDRLGGVDAAIKTAAQAAELGQDWAVRVYPEQRSLEQRILEALLGQTELALELPLERRLMGQAWRRWRPEAAVLATLNDPHGAYARLPFKLQIE from the coding sequence ATGCGCAGCTTTCTACGACAAGCGCTGGCTAGCTTTGCCGGCTTGGCGCTGTTCTTTGCTTTGGGAATGGGCGGCGCGATTGCGTTGCTCGTGGGGATCGCCTCGCGCGATACCGGCCCGCAAGTGGAGAGCGGCACGATCTTGCGTTTTGACCTCTCGAGTCAAATTCGCGAGACCGAGCCCCCCACGACCCTCGGTCGCGCTCTGACCGATGATGGTCCGCCTGTGCTGACTGTGCGTCAGGCAACTGAGGCCATCGAGGCCGCTGCCCAGGACGACCGGATTGCCGGGCTGTGGTTGGCCGGTAACCGTGGCGGGGGCAACGATAGCGGCTATGCCGCGCTCCAAGAAGTCCGGCAGGCGCTGCAGGCATTCCGCGAGAGCGGCAAGCCCATTGTGGCTGCCGATAGCGATTGGAGCGAAAAAGAGTACTACCTGGGCTCGGTGGCCGATCGGATCGCGATTGCGCCGGTGGGATCGCTGGAGTGGAACGGCTTTAGCAACCAGCAGGCCTTTTTTGCCGGTGCGCTCGAGCGCCTGGGGATTGGCATCCAGGTGATCCGGGTGGGCGATTACAAATCGGCTGTCGAGCCGCTGACGCGACAGGGCTATAGCCCCCAGAACCGGCAGCAAACGCAAGCGCTGTTGGGCGATCTGTGGAACGAATTCCGCTCGGCGGTGGGCCAGAGCCGCGATTTGAGCGAACAGCGCCTGCAGGCCATCGCCGACGAGCGCGGCACGCTGCTGCCCGAGCAAGCACGCGAAGCCGGCCTGATTGACCAGGTCGCCTATCGCGATCGCGTGCGCGCGCGCTTGCAGACAATCTCGGGATCCACCGAGCCCGAGTCGTTTCCGCATCTGGGCTTGAGCGCCTACGCCCAGGCCCCTGTGGTGGCCGAGCGGCAGCGCGACGCCAACAACCAGATCGCCTTGATCCGCGCCGATGGGCCCATCGTCAGCGGCGAAGGCACCCTGCAGACCATCGGTAGCGAGCGCTTGGTCGGACAGCTGCGCGACCTGCGCCAAGACGAGGCCGTTGAAGCGATCGTGCTGCGCCTCAATACCCCCGGCGGTAGCGCGGTCGCCTCAGAGGCCATCTGGCGCCAGCTCAAGCTTGCGCGCGAGCGCAAGCCGGTCGTTGTCTCCATGGGCAATACGGCTGCCTCGGGCGGTTATTGGATCGCCACCGGCGGCAGCACCATCTTGGCCCAGCCCACGACAGTGACCGGTTCGATTGGGGTGTTTGGCCTCCTGCCCAACCTCCAGAACCTCGCCAACGATAACGGCGTCACCGTCGAGACCATTGAAACCGCCGAGTTAGCCGATATCACCACAGTTGCGCGCCCCAAAACCGAGCGAGAGCTGGCTGTCTACCAGCAGCAAGTCGAGCGCATCTACGACCGCTTTCTCCAGCGCGTTGCCCGATCGCGCGAGCTATCGCGCGAGCGTGTCGCTCAGCTCGCGCGTGGGCGCGTTTGGTCCGGCCGAGCCGCCCAACAGCGCGGCCTGGTCGATCGCTTGGGTGGAGTCGATGCAGCCATCAAAACAGCAGCGCAAGCAGCCGAGCTGGGCCAAGATTGGGCCGTGCGCGTTTATCCCGAGCAGCGCTCGCTGGAGCAACGGATTCTGGAGGCGCTGCTGGGCCAGACTGAGCTAGCGCTGGAACTGCCGCTCGAGCGCCGCTTGATGGGGCAGGCATGGCGCCGCTGGCGCCCAGAAGCCGCCGTGCTGGCAACGCTCAACGATCCCCACGGCGCTTATGCTCGCTTGCCGTTCAAGCTCCAGATCGAGTAG
- a CDS encoding NADPH-dependent 7-cyano-7-deazaguanine reductase QueF has product MTDSTAQQPPATDAAAAEAKYGERRIAEAELTTFPNPRPGRRYHIEVTLPEFTCKCPFSGYPDFATLYLSYVPDATVVELKAIKLYINGYRDRYISHEEAVNQVLDDFVAACNPLEVTLKGEFAPRGNVGTTISVSHRKSQAE; this is encoded by the coding sequence ATGACAGATAGCACCGCGCAGCAGCCGCCTGCAACCGACGCGGCCGCGGCGGAGGCCAAATACGGCGAGCGCCGCATTGCGGAAGCGGAGCTTACCACCTTCCCCAACCCGCGACCGGGGCGGCGCTACCACATTGAGGTAACGCTGCCCGAGTTCACCTGCAAGTGCCCGTTCTCGGGCTACCCCGACTTTGCCACGCTCTATCTGAGCTACGTTCCCGATGCAACGGTAGTCGAGCTCAAGGCCATCAAGCTCTATATCAACGGCTATCGTGATCGCTATATCTCCCACGAAGAGGCCGTCAACCAAGTGCTGGATGATTTCGTTGCAGCCTGCAATCCGCTGGAGGTAACCCTCAAAGGCGAGTTTGCCCCGCGCGGCAACGTGGGCACCACGATTTCAGTCTCCCACCGCAAATCCCAGGCTGAGTGA
- a CDS encoding 5-formyltetrahydrofolate cyclo-ligase produces the protein MEKAALRRTLLHQRRSLPAEAVRARSERICQHLAATPTFAQAQAILAYFSTRQEPDLSPLFECHPDRNWGFPRCVGDRLYWHWWQPGDACQVGAYGICEPHPDLPACDPSAADLILVPAVACDARGYRLGYGGGFYDRCLSSPALAAIPTVGIAFDFACPQVLPTDPWDRPLSGVCTEAGWRVPLAGSQAAGGGDRSAR, from the coding sequence ATGGAGAAAGCCGCCCTGCGGCGAACGCTGCTGCACCAACGCCGCTCGCTCCCGGCTGAGGCAGTCCGCGCCCGCAGCGAGCGAATCTGCCAGCATTTGGCTGCTACGCCCACCTTTGCGCAGGCGCAGGCGATCCTGGCTTACTTCAGTACCCGCCAAGAACCGGATCTCAGCCCGCTGTTCGAGTGCCATCCCGATCGCAACTGGGGCTTCCCGCGCTGCGTTGGCGATCGGCTCTACTGGCACTGGTGGCAGCCGGGCGATGCCTGTCAGGTGGGCGCCTACGGCATTTGCGAGCCCCATCCCGATCTGCCAGCTTGCGATCCCAGTGCGGCCGATCTGATTTTGGTTCCAGCGGTGGCGTGCGATGCGCGCGGGTACCGCCTGGGCTATGGCGGCGGCTTCTACGATCGCTGCCTGAGCTCGCCGGCCCTAGCTGCCATCCCCACCGTGGGGATCGCGTTCGATTTTGCCTGCCCTCAGGTCTTGCCTACCGACCCTTGGGATCGGCCACTGAGCGGCGTTTGTACTGAAGCCGGCTGGCGGGTTCCCCTAGCCGGATCGCAGGCCGCCGGGGGCGGCGACCGCAGCGCGCGCTAG
- the aroQ gene encoding type II 3-dehydroquinate dehydratase, with the protein MLHGPNLNLLGQREPGVYGTVTLAGIEAQLQARAEQLGVTVSSLQSNREGVLVDAIQQAPTQHYGIAINAGAYTHTSIALRDVIAAVSLPTVEVHLSNLYQRESFRHHSYIAPVATGQIAGFGSDSYVLGLEALVNCIRRHRSP; encoded by the coding sequence GTGTTGCACGGCCCCAACCTCAACTTGTTGGGGCAGCGCGAGCCAGGCGTTTACGGCACAGTAACGCTGGCAGGGATTGAGGCACAGCTACAAGCGCGCGCCGAACAACTAGGCGTAACCGTCTCCAGCTTGCAATCCAACCGCGAAGGGGTCTTGGTCGATGCAATCCAACAGGCGCCGACGCAGCATTACGGCATTGCTATTAACGCGGGGGCTTACACGCATACCAGCATTGCCCTGCGGGACGTGATCGCCGCAGTGAGTTTACCAACGGTCGAAGTCCATCTCAGCAACCTTTACCAGCGCGAGTCCTTCCGGCATCACTCATACATTGCGCCCGTTGCAACCGGTCAGATCGCCGGGTTCGGGAGCGATAGCTACGTTCTAGGACTGGAGGCGCTCGTCAACTGCATCCGGCGCCACCGCTCGCCGTGA
- a CDS encoding competence/damage-inducible protein A, translating to MSAEILSIGTELLLGDIVDTNAQFLGQQLARLGIPHYYQTTVGDNAERLQTALAVASERSSLLILTGGLGPTPDDITTETVAEFFGAPLVEHPELLEDIRTKYARRGRQMSDSNRKQAQLPSGAQILYNPIGSASGAIWQPRSGLTVLTFPGVPAEMARMWRETAVPYLQQQGWGQHVILSRVLKFWGPPEAELAERVASLLQRSHPTVAPYSSNGEVRLRLSARAPTEAGAWEAIAPIERQLRAIGGQDCFGADGDTLASVVGEYLRAASETVSVAESCTGGGLGEALTALPGSSAYFEGGIVAYQDRIKRQLLRVDPDELARSGAVSSPVAEQMAAGAAQRLGTPWGLSITGIAGPGGGTTAKPVGLAYIGLATPAGERLSCELRAGETRGRSTIRTVCTRHALDRLRRQLLAR from the coding sequence ATGTCCGCTGAAATCCTCTCCATCGGAACCGAGTTACTGCTGGGCGATATCGTCGATACCAACGCGCAGTTTTTGGGCCAGCAGCTCGCGCGCCTGGGCATTCCGCATTATTACCAAACCACGGTTGGCGACAACGCCGAACGCTTGCAAACGGCGCTAGCTGTCGCCAGCGAGCGCTCGAGCCTGCTCATCCTAACGGGAGGGCTAGGCCCCACGCCCGATGACATCACCACCGAAACAGTGGCCGAGTTCTTTGGGGCACCGCTGGTCGAGCATCCGGAACTGCTCGAAGATATCCGCACCAAATACGCGCGGCGCGGGCGCCAGATGAGCGACAGCAACCGCAAGCAAGCGCAGCTGCCAAGCGGCGCCCAGATTTTGTACAACCCCATCGGGAGTGCCTCCGGCGCGATCTGGCAGCCGCGCTCGGGATTGACCGTCCTGACCTTTCCAGGCGTCCCGGCCGAGATGGCGCGCATGTGGCGCGAGACGGCCGTTCCCTACTTGCAGCAACAAGGATGGGGGCAGCACGTCATCCTCAGCCGGGTGCTGAAGTTTTGGGGGCCGCCTGAGGCTGAACTGGCCGAGCGGGTAGCATCGCTCCTGCAGCGCTCGCATCCAACCGTTGCCCCCTATTCTTCAAATGGGGAAGTGCGCCTGCGCCTGTCGGCGCGCGCCCCAACCGAAGCCGGGGCTTGGGAAGCGATCGCGCCCATCGAACGGCAGCTGCGCGCCATCGGCGGGCAAGATTGCTTTGGGGCCGATGGCGATACGCTGGCTTCGGTCGTGGGCGAGTACCTGCGCGCTGCCAGCGAGACTGTGAGCGTTGCCGAGTCCTGCACGGGGGGGGGATTGGGCGAAGCCTTAACCGCACTACCGGGCAGCTCGGCCTATTTTGAGGGCGGCATTGTGGCCTATCAGGACCGGATCAAGCGCCAGCTGCTGAGAGTCGATCCGGACGAGCTGGCCCGATCGGGGGCTGTCAGTTCGCCCGTCGCCGAGCAGATGGCAGCTGGCGCGGCGCAACGCTTGGGAACGCCGTGGGGGTTGAGCATTACCGGCATTGCCGGACCCGGCGGGGGCACGACAGCCAAGCCCGTCGGCCTGGCCTACATTGGCCTTGCAACCCCGGCTGGCGAACGGCTTAGCTGCGAGCTCAGAGCCGGCGAAACCCGAGGACGCTCGACCATCCGAACGGTCTGCACTCGCCATGCGCTGGATCGGCTGCGGCGCCAGTTGCTGGCCCGCTAG